In Candidatus Neomarinimicrobiota bacterium, the sequence CAGCTAGTGTAGTCGGTGTGGAATTGACTTGCTCATCGCCGACCCAGCAAGCGCAGCAGAAGCGTTATGATCAGGCTGATAAGGATCATGGTAGTAATGGGAAAGTAGAACTTGAAGCCCGGCCGTTCGATCACAATGTCTCCCGGCAGTCGTCCCAGCCAGCGCAGTACCGGAATGGATGGCCCCCACTGCATCCAGGCTCCAATGACGAGCAGGAGTGCACCTAAAATCATGAGAATCTTCCCCGTCATGGTCTCACTTCGCGGAATTTTCTCCCGTCAATGTCAAGAGCTGCCGTCGGATTTCCTCCATAACCTGCTCCAGGGTCATCTGCCGGTAGCGCTCGGCTGGAATAGCTTCCCCGATGCGCACGATGACCGGTCCCGGTTGCAGGAGCCAGGTTGTCTTGGATTTGAACCGGAAGCTCCCCTCAATGCCGATGGGCAGGATGGGTGCGCCGGTGTTGAGGGCCATATGAAAGCCGCCCTTCTTAAGGGGGCCCAGTTTGCCGGTGAGGGTCCGGGTGCCTTCGGGCAGAATGCCCACCTGGTAGCCCCGTTGGAGTCGGTCTTCAGCCAGCTTGATTGCGGCAATAGCAGCCTCACGGTCGCGCCGGCGAATGGGGATCACCTGAAACCGGTTGACCAGTGTCTTCCAGAAGGGATAATTCATCTGTTCCTCGGCCATGACGCCGGTGAATTTGCCCTGCATAATAGCGGCCAGAATAAACATATCGATAAAGCTGGCGTGATTCGCCATGAAAATGTAGGCTCGATCAGTGGGATAGCTGCCGCTGACCTGCAGTCGTACTCCCAGTGCCCGGAGAATGGCACGGCATATGCGTGTAGCCACCCAATAACGGGGACGCTCCCAGGGCAGGAAAGTGGCTGTCAGGAATATAACGCCTCCCAGACCGTAGACCAGGTAGCCCAAGGCCCAGCGATAGAGCGAAACAATAACCTGACTCATGCAGGGCCTTTCATAAGCAGATAGGGACGTTCAATCAGCGGGGATAGCTTGTGGCTTAACCTGGGAATAAGGAGGTAGGGGCTTTCCTCCCACTTGGTCCACTCATAGTCACTGCAGTCTGGTGACGTGAGAGTGCTCCCT encodes:
- a CDS encoding DUF2905 domain-containing protein; this translates as MTGKILMILGALLLVIGAWMQWGPSIPVLRWLGRLPGDIVIERPGFKFYFPITTMILISLIITLLLRLLGRR
- a CDS encoding lysophospholipid acyltransferase family protein, with the translated sequence MSQVIVSLYRWALGYLVYGLGGVIFLTATFLPWERPRYWVATRICRAILRALGVRLQVSGSYPTDRAYIFMANHASFIDMFILAAIMQGKFTGVMAEEQMNYPFWKTLVNRFQVIPIRRRDREAAIAAIKLAEDRLQRGYQVGILPEGTRTLTGKLGPLKKGGFHMALNTGAPILPIGIEGSFRFKSKTTWLLQPGPVIVRIGEAIPAERYRQMTLEQVMEEIRRQLLTLTGENSAK